A genome region from Geobacter pickeringii includes the following:
- a CDS encoding sensor domain-containing diguanylate cyclase, with protein MARSRKIVSAGELDLLRRLLRERTEELERANERLFIASQVKSEFLAHMSREFQRPLDHIVDFATCLRDGAMGGVSREQRICLETIIARGKRLQRMLERVLALCSSELGMAVFLPKEFPAREALDRVVERVREEAGRREVAVETSCAGAECVVVADEGKFSFIVEELVTNALKFSSPRGRVTIALREVADAAGADRRWIELRVADEGRGMGEEELEHIFTSFEVGGGLAAGPGSLGLGLPLVKRFVELHGGRIAVESSSGVGSTFTVTLPKGGAHLRFVRAPRVLVAEPDPELLRLLALRLKDAGCTTVAAGDGREALDKGITLAPDLCILSLTLPELSGSDVCLRLKSHERSKQIPVIVTSPLPDRTAKVRSAQAGADGFFVIPAEMGELLLKARSLADQKLNYDFLKRNYEIAASEAFTDPLTGLFNLRQFWLSLDHELARSRRNRRPCSLVMIDIDHFKQYNDRHGHLKGDEVLREAAAVFRSSVRTSDIAARYGGEEFMVIMPETDRDLALIAGEKLRRAVADYPFPLRESQPGGRLTVSIGIATFPGDAADSRGLVDAADQALYRAKEGGRNRSVAHGR; from the coding sequence ATGGCACGGTCGCGCAAGATCGTCAGTGCCGGGGAGCTGGACCTCCTGCGGCGGCTGCTCCGGGAGCGGACCGAGGAGCTGGAGCGGGCCAACGAGCGGCTCTTCATCGCGAGCCAGGTCAAATCCGAGTTCCTCGCCCACATGTCGCGGGAGTTCCAGCGCCCCCTCGACCATATCGTCGACTTCGCCACCTGTCTGCGTGACGGGGCCATGGGGGGGGTGAGCCGCGAGCAGCGGATCTGCCTCGAAACGATCATCGCCCGGGGGAAACGGCTTCAGCGGATGCTGGAGCGGGTCCTGGCACTCTGCAGCAGCGAGCTGGGGATGGCGGTCTTTCTCCCGAAGGAGTTCCCGGCGCGGGAGGCGCTCGACCGCGTGGTGGAGCGGGTGCGGGAGGAGGCCGGCAGGCGGGAGGTGGCGGTCGAGACGTCGTGCGCCGGAGCGGAGTGCGTCGTCGTGGCCGACGAGGGGAAATTCTCCTTCATCGTGGAGGAGTTGGTCACCAACGCCCTGAAGTTTTCGTCCCCGCGGGGGCGGGTCACCATCGCCCTGCGGGAGGTGGCCGACGCCGCCGGAGCGGACCGGCGCTGGATCGAGCTCCGGGTCGCCGACGAGGGGCGGGGGATGGGGGAGGAGGAGTTGGAGCATATCTTCACGAGCTTCGAGGTGGGTGGGGGACTCGCCGCGGGGCCCGGCAGCCTCGGGCTCGGCCTCCCCCTCGTCAAGCGATTCGTGGAACTCCACGGCGGCAGGATCGCGGTGGAGAGCAGCAGCGGGGTGGGGAGCACCTTCACCGTCACCCTCCCCAAGGGTGGGGCGCACCTTCGCTTCGTCCGCGCTCCCCGGGTGCTGGTGGCCGAGCCGGACCCGGAGCTGTTGCGGCTGCTGGCGTTGCGGCTGAAGGATGCCGGCTGCACCACCGTTGCCGCGGGAGACGGGCGGGAGGCCCTCGACAAGGGGATCACCCTCGCCCCGGACCTCTGCATCCTCTCCCTGACGCTGCCGGAGCTCAGCGGGAGCGACGTCTGCCTCCGGCTCAAGTCCCACGAGCGGAGCAAGCAGATTCCGGTCATCGTCACCTCTCCCCTCCCCGACCGGACGGCCAAGGTCCGGAGCGCCCAGGCGGGGGCGGACGGCTTCTTCGTCATCCCCGCCGAGATGGGGGAGCTCCTCCTCAAGGCGCGGAGCCTCGCCGACCAGAAGCTCAATTACGATTTCCTCAAGCGCAACTACGAGATCGCCGCCAGCGAGGCCTTCACCGACCCCCTCACCGGCCTCTTCAACCTGCGCCAGTTCTGGCTCAGCCTCGACCACGAATTGGCCCGTTCCCGCCGCAATCGCCGCCCCTGCTCCCTCGTCATGATCGACATCGACCACTTCAAGCAGTACAACGACCGTCACGGCCACCTCAAGGGGGACGAGGTGCTGCGGGAGGCGGCGGCGGTCTTCCGCAGCTCGGTCCGGACCTCGGACATCGCGGCCCGCTACGGCGGCGAGGAGTTCATGGTCATCATGCCCGAGACCGACCGCGATCTGGCGCTCATCGCCGGCGAGAAGCTGCGGCGGGCTGTGGCGGACTACCCCTTCCCCCTGCGGGAGAGCCAGCCGGGGGGGAGGCTTACGGTCAGTATCGGCATCGCCACCTTCCCCGGCGACGCCGCCGATTCCCGGGGGCTCGTGGATGCCGCCGACCAGGCCCTCTACCGCGCCAAGGAGGGGGGGCGGAACCGGAGCGTGGCCCACGGGCGATGA
- a CDS encoding BCAM0308 family protein gives MARVSHKIAVEEKGQRTARSTDVYLPKGGVKEAALCRKCNALYRNKRWSVDEGELKKAKSEEGSLNAVVCPACQRMADNNPAGIVTFAGDYLLAHEDDILNTIRNIETKSRVKNPLGRIMEISQDKNVLTVSTTEDKLAQKLGREIYKAHRGELHYRWSHDDNFVRVSWNR, from the coding sequence ATGGCACGGGTTTCCCACAAGATCGCGGTGGAGGAGAAGGGACAGCGGACCGCACGCAGCACCGATGTCTACCTCCCCAAGGGAGGAGTCAAGGAGGCTGCCCTCTGCAGGAAATGCAACGCGCTCTACCGGAACAAGCGCTGGAGCGTCGATGAAGGGGAGCTGAAGAAGGCGAAGAGCGAGGAGGGGAGTCTCAACGCGGTGGTCTGCCCCGCCTGCCAGCGGATGGCGGACAACAACCCGGCGGGGATCGTCACCTTTGCCGGTGACTATCTCCTGGCGCACGAGGACGATATCCTCAACACCATCCGGAACATCGAGACGAAATCGCGGGTGAAGAACCCCTTGGGGCGGATCATGGAGATCAGCCAGGACAAGAACGTCCTCACCGTCTCCACCACCGAGGACAAGCTGGCCCAGAAGCTCGGGCGGGAGATCTACAAGGCCCACCGGGGCGAGCTCCACTACCGCTGGAGCCACGACGATAATTTCGTCAGGGTGAGTTGGAACCGCTGA
- the hslO gene encoding Hsp33 family molecular chaperone HslO: MENKTESIFTDYLVRAITRDGSIRALACVTTGLVADASRRHGTWPTASAALGRGLTAGALMGALLKTGQRVALRFEGNGPLKRVLVEADSNGAVRGGVGNPEVSSVRDDGKLDVGGALGQAGLLTVTKDLGLKEPYTGTVILYTSEIAEDLAYYLTESEQVPSAVGLGTYVEADGSISAAGGFLIQSLPPGNEELVERLMARIEGMPPVTELLRRGVTPEGLLEYLFEGIPFNTLEKRALAFVCSCSRERIERVLVSLGKDDLAALIDEQGGAEVTCELCRERYRFDRGELERLLAGLSAH, from the coding sequence ATGGAAAACAAGACGGAATCGATCTTCACCGACTATCTCGTCCGCGCCATCACCCGGGACGGCAGCATCCGGGCGCTGGCCTGCGTCACCACGGGACTCGTGGCCGACGCCAGCCGCCGTCACGGCACCTGGCCCACGGCGTCGGCGGCCCTGGGGCGGGGGCTGACCGCCGGAGCCCTCATGGGGGCGCTCCTCAAGACCGGCCAGCGGGTGGCGCTCCGCTTCGAGGGGAACGGTCCCCTGAAACGGGTCCTCGTGGAGGCCGACTCCAACGGGGCGGTGCGGGGAGGGGTCGGCAACCCGGAGGTCTCCTCCGTGCGCGACGACGGGAAGCTGGATGTGGGGGGGGCCCTCGGCCAGGCGGGGCTCCTAACCGTCACCAAGGATCTCGGGCTCAAGGAGCCGTACACCGGCACCGTGATCCTCTACACGAGCGAGATTGCCGAGGACCTGGCCTACTACCTCACCGAGTCGGAGCAGGTCCCGTCGGCCGTGGGGCTCGGGACCTACGTGGAGGCGGACGGGAGCATCTCCGCCGCCGGCGGCTTCCTGATCCAGTCCCTCCCCCCGGGGAACGAAGAGCTGGTGGAGCGGCTCATGGCACGCATCGAGGGGATGCCTCCCGTGACGGAACTCCTCCGCCGGGGGGTGACTCCCGAGGGGCTCCTGGAGTACCTTTTCGAGGGGATCCCCTTCAATACCCTCGAAAAGCGGGCACTGGCCTTTGTCTGTTCCTGCAGCCGGGAGCGGATCGAACGGGTCCTCGTCTCCCTGGGGAAAGACGACCTCGCCGCCCTCATCGACGAACAGGGGGGTGCCGAGGTCACCTGCGAGCTCTGCCGCGAGCGGTACCGGTTCGACCGGGGAGAGCTGGAGCGGCTGCTGGCGGGGCTCTCCGCCCACTGA
- a CDS encoding RluA family pseudouridine synthase, with protein MILTAVAGPELAGKRLDDGAVHLFPQLSKGRVRKIIDWGGCTVAGQVVRVASRQLRAGDELVLGVMEPDQYREFAYSREELLFEDGDYLAVNKAAGLNCQRTPYQLKGTVEYGVSLYLREIGIAEPARVIHRLDRGTSGVMIFPKSRQAAAHISAELQAGRVEKVYWALVTGEPAAAQWHVDAPIAKVGRSRYGVATPGKESRTLFRAAARGDGATLVEARPLTGRTHQIRVHLAHCGLPILGDTTYGGAAAPRMMLHCRAMSFTAHGGRTVAANAPLDDDFTAACISRGIVPPSPDDGTADVTLPSLSGSNSP; from the coding sequence ATGATCCTCACGGCGGTCGCCGGTCCGGAACTGGCCGGGAAACGCCTCGACGACGGGGCGGTGCACCTCTTTCCCCAGCTTTCCAAGGGGCGGGTCCGCAAGATCATCGACTGGGGGGGATGCACCGTGGCCGGCCAGGTGGTGCGGGTGGCGTCGCGGCAGCTGCGGGCGGGGGACGAACTCGTCCTCGGCGTCATGGAACCGGACCAGTACCGGGAGTTTGCCTACAGCCGGGAGGAGCTTCTCTTCGAGGATGGCGACTACCTGGCGGTGAACAAGGCCGCCGGCCTCAACTGCCAGCGGACCCCGTATCAGCTGAAGGGGACGGTGGAGTACGGCGTGAGCCTCTACCTGCGGGAGATCGGCATTGCGGAGCCGGCGCGGGTGATCCACCGCCTCGACCGGGGAACCTCCGGGGTGATGATCTTCCCCAAGAGCCGGCAGGCGGCGGCCCACATCTCGGCGGAACTTCAGGCGGGGAGGGTGGAGAAGGTCTACTGGGCGCTCGTGACGGGGGAACCGGCGGCCGCGCAGTGGCATGTCGACGCCCCCATCGCCAAGGTGGGGCGCTCCCGCTACGGGGTCGCCACCCCGGGAAAAGAGTCCCGGACCCTCTTCCGCGCCGCGGCCCGAGGCGACGGCGCGACGCTGGTGGAGGCCCGCCCCCTCACCGGGCGGACCCACCAGATCCGGGTCCATCTGGCCCACTGCGGTCTCCCGATCCTCGGGGACACGACCTACGGCGGCGCCGCCGCACCGCGGATGATGCTCCACTGCCGCGCCATGTCGTTCACGGCACACGGGGGACGGACCGTGGCGGCCAACGCCCCCCTCGACGACGATTTCACCGCCGCCTGCATCTCCCGCGGCATCGTCCCGCCATCGCCCGATGACGGAACGGCAGACGTCACGCTTCCTTCCCTCAGCGGTTCCAACTCACCCTGA
- a CDS encoding cyclase family protein — MKIYDITVPLSPHLPVYPGDPPVGVEAVTRISRGDPANVSLLTLSTHSGTHLDVPRHCRDGGATVDHVPPSLLVGGARVVEVREARAIGARELARLPVRGAERLLLRTGNSLLWDRPGFQDDFAALTEEGARYLVEAGVRLVGIDYLSIERFGGDGTVHRILLDAGVVILEGLNLEGVPPGSYELICLPLKVAGGDGAPARAILRSGEPAEERPAPDLHTTRWPLS; from the coding sequence ATGAAGATCTACGACATCACCGTCCCCCTCTCTCCCCACCTTCCCGTCTACCCCGGCGATCCCCCCGTCGGCGTCGAGGCGGTGACCCGCATCTCCCGGGGGGACCCGGCCAATGTCTCGCTCCTCACCCTCTCGACCCACAGCGGCACCCACCTCGACGTCCCCCGCCACTGCCGTGACGGCGGCGCCACCGTGGACCACGTCCCCCCGTCGCTGCTCGTCGGCGGCGCCCGGGTGGTGGAGGTTCGGGAGGCGCGGGCCATCGGGGCGCGGGAGCTCGCCCGCCTCCCGGTGCGGGGGGCGGAGCGGCTCCTGCTCCGGACCGGCAATTCGCTCCTCTGGGACCGTCCCGGCTTCCAGGACGACTTCGCCGCCCTCACGGAGGAGGGGGCACGGTATCTGGTCGAGGCGGGGGTCAGGCTCGTCGGGATCGACTACCTCTCCATCGAACGGTTCGGCGGCGACGGCACGGTCCACCGGATCCTCCTGGACGCCGGGGTCGTGATCCTCGAAGGGCTCAACCTGGAGGGGGTGCCGCCGGGGAGCTACGAGCTTATCTGCCTCCCCCTGAAGGTGGCGGGAGGGGACGGCGCCCCGGCCCGGGCGATCCTCCGGAGCGGGGAACCGGCCGAGGAGCGGCCGGCGCCGGACCTCCACACCACCCGCTGGCCCCTCTCCTGA
- a CDS encoding M16 family metallopeptidase gives MTIATHRTTLANGLRVVAVEMPHLHSAEIAVYLRVGGRHDRREKAGLAHFLEHMLFRGTAEHPSNLQLEAAFEAIGGCVNAATDAETTCYYSRVHPDHVAEGVRLLSVMLLSPTFHGIEVEKKIVTEEALEDINEEGAEINPDNLASSLLWPGHSLGMPTIGYLDTIAGFSEADLREQMARYYVPANAVVVAAGRIAAPEIFAAAERAFGPWRGPLPPEQLPVADGQDAPRTVFVKDADSQVDLQIAFRGFPRLDPRMVPARLIRRVLAGGGCSRLHLNLRERLGIVYSVDAQLAAYDETGCFSVDLSTAPENLTVAVEEVLRETGRLAREGVDEEELRRVKEGYFFDLAYSRDSTFEMQVRYGWGELMGLVKGVDEDRTEAAAVDGAMLRATARELFSPRRLNLVAVGPLKGSVRKELEGIIRRYEAAY, from the coding sequence ATGACCATTGCCACCCATCGGACCACCCTTGCCAACGGCCTGCGGGTCGTGGCCGTCGAGATGCCCCACCTCCACAGCGCCGAGATCGCCGTCTACCTCCGGGTCGGCGGCCGCCACGACCGCCGGGAGAAGGCGGGGCTCGCCCACTTTCTGGAGCACATGCTCTTCCGCGGCACCGCCGAGCACCCCTCCAACCTGCAGCTGGAGGCCGCCTTCGAGGCGATCGGCGGCTGCGTCAACGCCGCCACCGACGCCGAGACCACCTGCTACTACTCCCGGGTCCATCCGGACCACGTGGCCGAGGGGGTGCGGCTTCTGTCGGTCATGCTCCTCTCCCCCACCTTCCACGGCATCGAGGTGGAGAAGAAGATCGTCACCGAGGAGGCGCTGGAGGATATCAACGAGGAGGGGGCGGAGATCAACCCCGACAACCTGGCGAGCAGCCTCCTCTGGCCGGGGCACTCCCTCGGGATGCCGACCATCGGCTATCTCGACACCATCGCCGGCTTCAGCGAGGCGGATCTGCGGGAGCAGATGGCCCGCTACTACGTGCCGGCCAACGCCGTGGTGGTTGCGGCGGGAAGGATCGCGGCCCCGGAGATCTTCGCCGCCGCGGAGCGCGCCTTTGGCCCGTGGCGCGGCCCGCTCCCGCCGGAGCAGCTCCCGGTCGCCGACGGGCAGGACGCACCCCGGACCGTCTTCGTGAAGGATGCCGACAGCCAGGTGGACCTCCAGATCGCCTTCCGCGGCTTTCCCCGCCTCGATCCCCGGATGGTCCCGGCCCGCCTCATCCGCCGGGTACTGGCGGGGGGGGGGTGCTCGCGGCTCCACCTGAACCTGCGGGAGCGCCTCGGCATCGTCTATTCGGTCGACGCCCAGCTGGCGGCCTACGACGAGACCGGCTGCTTCTCCGTGGACCTCTCCACGGCGCCGGAAAACCTGACGGTGGCGGTGGAGGAGGTGCTCCGGGAGACCGGCCGCCTGGCCCGGGAGGGGGTCGACGAGGAGGAGCTCCGCCGGGTCAAGGAGGGGTACTTCTTCGATCTTGCCTACAGCAGGGATTCCACCTTCGAGATGCAGGTGCGCTACGGGTGGGGCGAGCTGATGGGACTGGTGAAGGGGGTCGATGAGGACCGGACCGAGGCTGCCGCGGTGGATGGGGCCATGCTCCGGGCCACGGCCCGGGAGCTCTTCTCCCCCCGGCGGCTGAACCTCGTGGCGGTGGGCCCCCTGAAGGGGAGCGTCCGGAAGGAGCTGGAGGGGATCATCAGGCGGTACGAAGCGGCATACTGA
- a CDS encoding NUDIX hydrolase: METRNETTLFEGLVIDVEQMEVRIGAKGWHTFQVVRHPGGVAVVPLHDDGTVTLIRQLRPSVAETLLEIPAGRLEPGEDPAACGLRELTEETGLSAGRLTPLGTIFTSPGVFDEAIHLYLAVDLTDGEPEPEQYEEIETVRMPLEEALAMAADGRIRDGKTIAALLRASRVRP; this comes from the coding sequence ATGGAGACGCGCAACGAAACCACCCTCTTCGAGGGACTCGTGATCGACGTGGAGCAGATGGAGGTGCGCATCGGCGCCAAGGGGTGGCACACCTTCCAGGTGGTGCGCCATCCGGGCGGGGTGGCCGTGGTCCCCCTCCACGACGACGGGACGGTGACCCTCATCCGCCAGCTTCGCCCCTCCGTGGCCGAAACGCTCCTGGAGATCCCGGCGGGACGCCTGGAGCCGGGGGAAGATCCGGCCGCCTGCGGCCTGCGGGAACTGACGGAAGAAACCGGGCTCTCCGCCGGCCGTCTGACCCCCCTCGGCACCATCTTCACCTCCCCCGGCGTCTTCGACGAGGCGATCCACCTCTATCTCGCCGTCGATCTCACCGACGGAGAGCCGGAGCCGGAGCAGTACGAGGAGATCGAGACGGTGCGCATGCCGCTGGAGGAGGCCCTCGCCATGGCCGCCGACGGCCGAATCCGCGACGGCAAGACCATCGCCGCCCTGCTGCGGGCCTCACGGGTGCGGCCATGA
- a CDS encoding KUP/HAK/KT family potassium transporter, with amino-acid sequence MQQSGHQESFWGGIIKSMGLVFGDIGTSPIYTLTVIMTLTKPDAEHVLGILSLIVWTLILLVSVEYAWLAMSLGRKGEGGTIVLKEILVRLLKSGRRMAFVGFLSFLGVSLLLGDGIITPAISILSAVEGMRLIPGMENLPQGLLILVAALIAITLFIFQYKGTDKVAGAFGPIMVVWFSALTASGLLSIVGTPEVVGAVSPHHAILFLKHNGLAGFFILSEVILCATGGEALYADMGHLGRKPIVRAWYFVFCALVINYLGQGAFILRNPKETNILFSMVKSQAPLLYIPFLFLTILATIIASQALISGVFSIVYQGITTRILPLMKVDYTSSHLKSQIYIGSVNWTLLVLVIFIMLVFQKSENLAAAYGLAVTGTMTITGIMMTMIFARTTKKWKVPLAAAITLLDLAYLIANLHKLPHGGYWSLILASVPLAIMIIWTQGQRALYKALRPLELDIFLLSYEQIYGKGRNIPGTGLFFTREAPVVPPYVIHCIIRSNIIYERNVFVSLSRTDEPFGIKTKLTEGLGTGLDAFEIRAGYMEMVDIERLLKKHGVEEKVIFYGIEDIATNNPIWRVFSTIKRQTANFVQFNKLPASKLQGVVTRVEM; translated from the coding sequence ATGCAGCAGAGTGGTCACCAGGAGTCCTTCTGGGGAGGGATCATCAAGTCGATGGGTCTCGTCTTCGGCGACATCGGCACGAGCCCGATCTATACCCTCACCGTCATCATGACCCTCACCAAGCCAGATGCCGAGCATGTCCTCGGCATCCTGTCGCTCATCGTCTGGACCCTGATCCTCCTCGTCTCGGTGGAGTACGCCTGGCTCGCCATGAGCCTCGGCCGCAAGGGGGAGGGGGGGACCATCGTCCTCAAGGAGATCCTGGTCCGGCTCCTGAAATCGGGGCGCCGGATGGCCTTCGTGGGCTTTCTCTCCTTCCTCGGGGTCTCGCTCCTCCTGGGTGACGGGATCATCACCCCCGCCATCAGTATCCTCTCCGCCGTGGAGGGGATGCGGCTCATCCCGGGGATGGAGAACCTCCCCCAGGGGTTGCTGATCCTGGTGGCGGCCCTCATCGCCATCACCCTCTTCATCTTTCAGTACAAGGGGACCGACAAGGTGGCCGGCGCCTTCGGCCCCATCATGGTCGTCTGGTTCTCCGCCCTCACCGCCTCGGGGCTCCTCTCCATCGTCGGCACGCCGGAGGTAGTCGGCGCGGTGAGCCCCCACCACGCCATTCTCTTCCTGAAGCATAACGGCCTCGCCGGCTTCTTCATCCTCTCCGAGGTGATCCTCTGCGCCACGGGGGGCGAGGCGCTCTACGCCGACATGGGGCACCTGGGGAGAAAGCCCATCGTCCGTGCCTGGTACTTCGTCTTCTGCGCCCTGGTCATCAACTACCTGGGGCAGGGGGCCTTCATCCTCCGCAACCCCAAGGAGACCAACATCCTCTTCTCCATGGTGAAGAGCCAGGCGCCGCTCCTCTACATCCCGTTCCTGTTCCTCACCATCCTGGCGACCATCATCGCCTCCCAGGCCCTCATCAGCGGGGTCTTCTCCATCGTCTATCAGGGGATCACCACGCGGATACTGCCGCTCATGAAGGTCGACTACACCTCGAGCCACCTCAAGTCCCAGATCTACATCGGCTCGGTCAACTGGACCCTCCTGGTGCTCGTGATCTTCATCATGCTCGTCTTCCAGAAGTCCGAAAACCTGGCCGCCGCCTACGGCCTGGCGGTCACCGGCACCATGACCATCACCGGGATCATGATGACCATGATCTTCGCCCGCACCACCAAGAAGTGGAAGGTCCCCCTGGCAGCGGCCATAACCCTTCTCGACCTGGCCTACCTCATCGCCAACCTCCACAAGCTCCCCCATGGCGGCTACTGGTCCCTCATCCTCGCCTCGGTGCCGCTGGCGATCATGATCATCTGGACCCAGGGGCAGCGTGCCCTCTACAAGGCCCTCAGGCCCCTCGAGCTCGACATCTTCCTCCTCTCCTACGAGCAGATCTACGGCAAGGGGCGCAACATCCCCGGCACCGGCCTCTTCTTCACCCGCGAGGCGCCGGTGGTCCCCCCCTACGTCATCCACTGCATCATCCGGAGCAACATCATCTACGAGCGCAACGTCTTCGTCTCCCTCAGCCGGACCGACGAACCGTTCGGGATCAAGACCAAGCTCACCGAAGGGCTCGGCACCGGCCTCGACGCCTTCGAGATCCGGGCGGGGTACATGGAGATGGTGGACATCGAAAGGCTCCTCAAGAAGCACGGGGTCGAGGAAAAGGTCATCTTCTACGGCATCGAGGACATCGCCACCAACAACCCGATCTGGCGGGTCTTCTCCACCATCAAGCGCCAGACCGCCAACTTCGTCCAGTTCAACAAGCTCCCCGCCAGCAAGCTCCAGGGGGTCGTGACGCGGGTGGAGATGTAG
- a CDS encoding peptidase U32 family protein, with the protein MLKPYQQLKKPELLAPAGSLEAFFAAMEKGADAVYAGLREFSARAKAKNFSLSQMERMVAYAHGLGRKVYLTLNTLVKEGELPQLVETLSALEAMGADGVILQDLGVARLIRDHFPGLPRHASTQMTIHNLPGVRMLEELGFERVVLARELHLDDIRQICRASKAEIECFIHGALCFGISGQCYFSSFLGGHSGNRGRCAQPCRRQYRHRGKEGYYFSTNDLSIVDLIPDMAAAGVASLKIEGRMKSAEYVASVVEAYRLVLDASERKRAEAAARAKEILKLSFGRVPTKGFLDSRAPTDIATPTLRGATGRFLGEIRSVRGDRITFETRDRLFVGDRVRVQPKSDMAGRAFTVKELFVGKERVKSAKEKSIVTVVAPFTFKVGDAVFKVSSETAFTMSENACLKRLEAVRTGKIPCDLELTLDGGTLRVAARAGGGAFAATFPLGALEPARTEDMAGVLRAQFSRTGETPFELRSLAAPGFPAVLIPPARLKDIRRDFYAQLAGKVTAEAGKRRGEARKRALASLVPAGVPARPSRPEVTVRVEQLRDAVLLRQPGIDTIALPVSRANIHQLPVTARKLRGDEGRIVWHLPFIIFDADLPFYEEAIDAIIAHGFRRFELANLSHFALLKGRDVELSTDFRLFSLNTQALLSWRELGAEAATLYIEDDAENMAALLAADVPLRRRVLVYGAVPAMTTRIAIKGVKGDAPLVSDRGEEYEVAVRGELTTITPTPRFSLTHFRGRLQEAGCGSFVVDLSQAPREKWRPVLDAFARGEAIAGTSEFNFVMGLV; encoded by the coding sequence ATGCTCAAACCATATCAACAGCTTAAAAAACCGGAGCTTCTCGCCCCCGCCGGCTCACTGGAGGCGTTCTTCGCCGCCATGGAGAAGGGGGCCGACGCCGTCTACGCCGGCCTGCGGGAGTTCTCCGCCCGGGCCAAGGCGAAGAACTTCTCCCTCTCCCAGATGGAGCGGATGGTCGCCTACGCCCACGGCCTCGGGCGCAAGGTCTACCTCACCCTCAACACCCTGGTGAAGGAGGGGGAGCTGCCGCAGCTCGTGGAGACCCTCTCCGCCCTGGAGGCGATGGGGGCCGACGGGGTGATCCTCCAGGATCTCGGCGTCGCCCGTCTCATCCGCGACCACTTCCCCGGCCTTCCCCGCCATGCCTCCACCCAGATGACCATTCACAACCTCCCCGGCGTCCGGATGCTGGAGGAGCTCGGCTTCGAGCGGGTGGTGCTGGCGCGGGAGCTCCACCTGGACGACATCCGTCAGATCTGCCGCGCCTCGAAGGCGGAGATCGAGTGCTTCATCCACGGCGCCCTCTGCTTCGGCATCTCGGGGCAGTGCTACTTCTCGTCGTTTCTCGGCGGCCACAGCGGCAACCGGGGGCGCTGCGCCCAGCCGTGCCGGCGCCAGTACCGCCACCGGGGGAAGGAAGGGTACTACTTCTCCACCAACGACCTCTCCATCGTCGATCTCATCCCCGACATGGCCGCCGCCGGCGTCGCCTCCCTCAAGATCGAGGGGCGGATGAAGTCGGCCGAGTACGTGGCGAGCGTGGTGGAGGCCTACCGCCTCGTCCTCGACGCCTCCGAGCGGAAGCGGGCCGAGGCCGCGGCCCGAGCCAAGGAGATCCTCAAGCTCTCCTTCGGCCGGGTGCCGACCAAGGGATTCCTCGACTCCCGCGCCCCCACCGACATCGCCACCCCGACCCTGCGCGGCGCCACCGGCCGTTTCCTCGGCGAGATCAGGAGCGTGCGCGGCGACCGGATCACCTTCGAGACCCGCGACCGGCTCTTCGTCGGCGACCGGGTCCGGGTGCAGCCCAAGAGCGACATGGCCGGGCGCGCCTTCACGGTGAAGGAGCTCTTCGTCGGCAAGGAGCGGGTGAAGTCGGCAAAGGAGAAGAGCATCGTCACCGTAGTCGCCCCCTTCACCTTCAAGGTGGGGGACGCGGTCTTCAAGGTCTCCTCCGAGACCGCCTTCACCATGAGCGAGAACGCCTGCCTGAAACGCCTGGAAGCGGTGCGGACCGGCAAGATCCCCTGCGACCTGGAGCTCACCCTCGACGGCGGCACGCTCCGCGTGGCGGCCCGGGCCGGCGGTGGCGCGTTCGCCGCCACCTTCCCCCTGGGCGCGCTGGAGCCGGCGCGCACCGAGGATATGGCGGGGGTGCTCCGGGCCCAGTTCTCCCGGACCGGCGAAACCCCCTTCGAACTCCGCTCCCTGGCGGCCCCCGGCTTCCCGGCGGTCCTCATCCCGCCGGCCCGGCTCAAGGATATCCGCCGCGACTTCTACGCCCAGCTCGCCGGGAAGGTGACGGCCGAGGCCGGCAAGAGGCGCGGCGAGGCGCGCAAGCGGGCCCTCGCCTCCCTGGTCCCCGCCGGGGTGCCGGCCCGCCCTTCCCGCCCCGAGGTGACGGTGCGGGTGGAGCAGCTGCGGGATGCGGTCCTGCTGCGCCAGCCGGGGATCGACACCATCGCCCTCCCCGTCTCCCGGGCCAACATCCACCAGCTCCCCGTCACGGCGCGCAAGCTCCGGGGGGACGAGGGGCGGATCGTTTGGCACCTCCCCTTCATCATCTTCGACGCCGACCTCCCCTTCTACGAGGAGGCGATCGACGCCATCATCGCCCACGGCTTCCGGAGGTTCGAACTGGCGAACCTCTCCCACTTCGCCCTTCTCAAGGGGCGCGACGTGGAGCTCTCCACCGATTTCCGGCTCTTCTCCCTCAACACCCAGGCGCTCCTCTCCTGGCGGGAACTGGGTGCCGAGGCCGCCACCCTCTACATCGAGGACGACGCCGAGAACATGGCGGCGCTTCTGGCGGCCGACGTGCCGCTGCGGCGCCGGGTCCTGGTCTACGGCGCCGTCCCCGCCATGACCACCCGGATCGCCATCAAGGGGGTGAAGGGGGACGCGCCGCTGGTCTCCGACCGGGGGGAGGAGTACGAGGTGGCGGTCCGCGGCGAGCTCACCACCATCACCCCCACCCCCCGTTTTTCCCTTACCCACTTCCGGGGGAGGCTGCAGGAGGCGGGATGCGGCTCCTTCGTGGTGGACCTCTCCCAGGCGCCGCGGGAGAAATGGCGGCCGGTCCTCGACGCCTTCGCCCGGGGCGAGGCGATTGCCGGGACGAGCGAATTCAACTTTGTCATGGGACTGGTGTAA